Proteins from one Streptomyces sp. NBC_00390 genomic window:
- a CDS encoding VOC family protein — protein sequence MPTIALVTLVVRDYDEAIAFYTDALGFELVEDTARGGGSRWVVVRPGGAPHGTGLLLARAAGEAQHASVGAQTGGRVGFFLYTEDFARDHARMTAAGVRFLEEPRHEAYGSVAVFEDLYGNRWDLLQPK from the coding sequence ATGCCCACCATCGCCCTGGTCACCCTTGTCGTCCGCGACTACGACGAGGCCATCGCCTTCTACACCGACGCCCTCGGCTTCGAACTGGTCGAGGACACCGCCCGCGGGGGAGGCTCGCGCTGGGTGGTCGTCCGCCCCGGCGGCGCGCCGCACGGCACGGGCCTGCTGCTGGCCCGGGCCGCCGGCGAGGCGCAGCACGCGAGCGTGGGCGCACAGACCGGCGGCCGGGTGGGCTTCTTCCTGTACACCGAGGACTTCGCACGCGACCATGCCCGGATGACTGCGGCCGGAGTGCGCTTCCTGGAGGAGCCGCGGCACGAGGCGTACGGGTCGGTCGCCGTCTTCGAGGACCTGTACGGCAACCGCTGGGACCTGCTGCAGCCGAAGTAG